A portion of the Deinococcus peraridilitoris DSM 19664 genome contains these proteins:
- a CDS encoding WecB/TagA/CpsF family glycosyltransferase: MSRRLELLSLPLDPLDLSGAVETTSAWITAESRTPRTVVTLNPEIVVQSQHNEALAQAIRSADLVTADGVGIVWAARQLLGETLPGRAPGIDIAFELMARHGASLRVFLLGGQPGVPELAAQQAVQRWGVTVVGAHHGFFAAAEDQRIAELVRDAQPDLLLTAMGAARQEIFNQYWGLIMNVPVMIGVGGTLDVLAGTAQLAPGWTRRMGVEWIWRVAGDRRRWNRAPRLAQFVRLVRRERRRLAAREQGR, encoded by the coding sequence GTGAGCAGGCGGTTGGAACTGCTGAGCCTGCCACTGGATCCGCTGGATTTGTCCGGCGCAGTGGAGACCACCTCGGCCTGGATCACGGCCGAGTCACGGACGCCTCGCACGGTCGTCACCCTCAATCCGGAGATCGTGGTGCAGTCGCAGCACAATGAAGCGCTGGCTCAGGCAATCCGTTCGGCGGACCTTGTGACGGCTGATGGTGTGGGGATCGTGTGGGCCGCCCGACAGCTGCTCGGCGAGACACTGCCCGGGCGCGCTCCCGGCATCGACATCGCCTTCGAGCTGATGGCGCGGCACGGCGCGAGTTTACGGGTCTTTTTGCTGGGCGGTCAGCCCGGTGTTCCAGAACTGGCCGCTCAGCAGGCCGTCCAGCGCTGGGGTGTGACGGTTGTCGGTGCTCACCACGGTTTTTTCGCCGCCGCCGAGGACCAGCGGATCGCTGAACTGGTGCGCGACGCGCAGCCTGACCTGCTGCTGACCGCGATGGGCGCAGCCCGGCAGGAAATCTTCAATCAGTATTGGGGCCTGATCATGAACGTGCCCGTGATGATCGGCGTGGGTGGGACACTCGACGTGCTGGCGGGAACCGCTCAACTCGCGCCGGGCTGGACGCGCCGAATGGGCGTCGAATGGATCTGGCGTGTGGCCGGGGACCGCCGCCGTTGGAACCGGGCGCCGCGTTTGGCCCAGTTTGTCCGTCTGGTGAGACGCGAACGGCGCCGACTGGCAGCGCGCGAGCAGGGACGCTGA